One Acidimicrobiales bacterium genomic window carries:
- a CDS encoding DUF2461 domain-containing protein, protein MAFGGWPAEAIEFYEGLEADNSKTYWQAHKAEYEQLVHQPMQELLAELATEFGEGRIMRPYRDIRFSPDKSPYKTAMAASLASGGYIQLSADGLGAGCGRYMLDAEQLDRYRRAVVEDRSGAQLASIVAATAKRGIEVTAHETLKTAPRGFPKDHPRAELLRHKGLVTWKRWPVGNWLGTRQAKKRVVDFLHASAPLNDWLATHVT, encoded by the coding sequence GTGGCGTTCGGTGGGTGGCCGGCCGAAGCAATCGAGTTCTACGAGGGGCTCGAGGCGGACAACTCGAAGACCTACTGGCAGGCCCACAAGGCGGAGTACGAGCAGCTCGTGCACCAGCCCATGCAGGAGCTGCTGGCCGAGCTGGCGACCGAGTTCGGCGAAGGACGGATCATGCGTCCGTATCGGGACATTCGCTTCAGTCCCGACAAGTCGCCGTACAAGACGGCCATGGCCGCGTCGCTCGCGTCGGGCGGCTACATCCAGCTGTCGGCCGACGGTCTCGGCGCGGGATGCGGCAGGTACATGCTGGACGCAGAGCAGCTCGACCGCTACCGACGGGCGGTCGTCGAAGACCGCAGCGGCGCCCAGCTGGCCTCGATCGTCGCCGCCACGGCCAAGCGCGGGATCGAGGTGACCGCCCACGAGACGCTGAAGACCGCCCCCAGGGGATTCCCGAAGGACCATCCCCGAGCCGAGCTGCTGCGCCACAAAGGCCTGGTGACATGGAAGCGGTGGCCGGTCGGCAACTGGCTCGGCACCAGACAGGCCAAGAAGCGGGTCGTCGACTTCCTGCACGCCTCGGCGCCGCTCAACGACTGGTTGGCGACCCACGTGACGTGA
- a CDS encoding VOC family protein — protein sequence MSQPVIHFEVLGKDAKALQDYYSSLFDWKINADNPMSYGMVEPGKDGIAGGVAASQDGKPAVTFYVQVADLQAALDKAQKLGGKTAMPPMDVPGGPSIAQFTDPAGNLIGLVKEM from the coding sequence ATGAGCCAGCCCGTTATCCACTTCGAGGTCCTCGGCAAGGATGCCAAGGCGCTCCAGGACTACTACAGCTCGCTGTTCGACTGGAAGATCAACGCCGACAACCCGATGAGCTACGGCATGGTCGAGCCCGGCAAGGACGGTATCGCCGGAGGTGTCGCAGCATCACAGGACGGTAAGCCGGCCGTCACGTTCTACGTGCAGGTGGCGGACCTGCAGGCGGCGCTGGACAAGGCCCAGAAGCTCGGCGGCAAGACCGCCATGCCGCCGATGGACGTGCCCGGCGGACCCTCCATCGCCCAGTTCACCGACCCGGCCGGGAACCTGATTGGTCTCGTCAAGGAGATGTGA
- a CDS encoding maleylpyruvate isomerase family mycothiol-dependent enzyme — MPFEVLGQEGPTPLSKAAERGENPGMPDRAPIDQLAQVWRSTAAACEDLSPEQWDTITDCPGWTVRDQLAHVIGTESVLLGRPSPDPAPAGLPHVHNPMGQMNEAWVDARRQVPGDKVLAEFEEVTAARVAALEAMTDEELEASTPSPVGEVPYATFMDVRVMDCWTHEQDIRRALGRPGHLDGPAPEAALDRLVSSFGYVVGKRVGPPDGTTLVLELAGPPASETRRVAVVMSDGRARPIEPPADPTVRISTDSETYACLATGRWTADHAVASGRVAFAGDEPLGRRVVGKMSITP; from the coding sequence GTGCCCTTCGAGGTCCTCGGCCAGGAGGGACCGACGCCGTTGTCAAAGGCCGCCGAGCGGGGCGAGAATCCCGGCATGCCCGACAGAGCGCCCATCGACCAGCTCGCCCAGGTGTGGCGATCGACAGCCGCCGCCTGCGAGGACCTGAGCCCCGAGCAGTGGGACACGATCACCGACTGCCCCGGTTGGACGGTGCGGGACCAGCTGGCCCACGTCATCGGCACCGAGTCGGTGCTCCTCGGACGGCCGTCGCCCGACCCTGCTCCCGCCGGCCTGCCGCATGTCCACAACCCCATGGGCCAGATGAACGAGGCGTGGGTCGACGCCCGGCGCCAGGTGCCCGGCGACAAGGTCCTGGCCGAGTTCGAGGAGGTGACGGCCGCCCGGGTCGCCGCCCTCGAGGCCATGACCGACGAGGAGCTGGAGGCGAGCACCCCGAGCCCGGTGGGCGAGGTGCCGTACGCCACGTTCATGGACGTGAGGGTCATGGACTGCTGGACACACGAGCAGGACATCCGACGCGCCCTCGGACGTCCGGGCCACCTCGACGGACCGGCACCCGAGGCGGCGCTCGACCGGCTCGTCTCCTCGTTCGGCTACGTCGTCGGCAAGCGGGTCGGTCCCCCCGACGGCACGACCCTCGTGCTCGAGCTGGCGGGGCCGCCGGCGTCAGAGACGCGCCGCGTCGCCGTGGTCATGAGCGACGGCCGGGCCCGGCCGATCGAACCACCGGCCGACCCCACGGTGCGCATCTCGACCGACAGCGAGACCTACGCCTGTCTGGCCACCGGGCGATGGACGGCCGACCACGCCGTCGCCTCGGGCCGCGTCGCGTTCGCCGGCGACGAGCCCCTCGGTCGACGGGTGGTCGGCAAGATGTCCATCACGCCCTGA